In the genome of Streptomyces racemochromogenes, one region contains:
- a CDS encoding TIR-like protein FxsC gives MFLRSQLRDGGRVPASVQPYFFLSYAHTPRFGPGGPDPDMWVERLFRDLCSHIMALTDLPAGSEAGFMDREIRSGEGWSERLGAALATCRVFVPLFSPRYFASEMCGKEWFAFAQRTIQHGAVSNQPAAEAIVPALWVPVPPSQLPGPAERLQFNHNTFGERYVTDGLYGLIKLRGYAEQYEQAVYELARRIVRVAETVRLHPVRPLDYRVVPSAFGHSGGQGPVPGGSPSRTLHVTVAAASRHDLPDGRSPEYYGESALDWNPYHPTSQRPVAYVAEDLVRNLNYQTTMSSFDDEAGHFDSKQPPTRPEILIVDRWAVEDEQRRQRLAAFDQEHRPWINVVVPWNRYDHQSRAKEAELARRLEETLPVKMSQGRAACRAAANGVASMETLGQILPQVVEAAAQQYLRHAQVYLPAGNTSTERPRLLGPMGMGGPPPLPPPAPFPPARRHDGASGPDGETDEHGEDTDTDPGGRG, from the coding sequence ATGTTTCTTCGCTCGCAGCTTCGGGACGGGGGTCGTGTGCCCGCATCAGTACAGCCGTACTTCTTCCTCAGTTATGCGCATACACCGAGGTTCGGGCCGGGAGGACCCGATCCCGACATGTGGGTGGAGCGTCTCTTCCGTGACCTGTGCAGCCACATCATGGCGCTCACGGACCTGCCCGCCGGGTCCGAGGCCGGCTTCATGGACCGGGAGATACGCAGCGGCGAGGGCTGGTCGGAACGGCTCGGGGCGGCGCTCGCCACCTGCCGGGTCTTCGTCCCCCTGTTCTCGCCGCGCTACTTCGCCAGCGAGATGTGCGGGAAGGAGTGGTTCGCCTTCGCGCAGCGCACCATCCAGCACGGTGCGGTCAGCAACCAGCCGGCCGCCGAGGCCATCGTCCCCGCCCTGTGGGTACCGGTACCGCCCTCCCAACTGCCCGGCCCGGCCGAGCGGTTGCAGTTCAACCACAACACCTTCGGCGAGCGCTACGTCACCGACGGGCTGTACGGCCTGATCAAGCTGCGCGGGTACGCCGAGCAGTACGAGCAGGCCGTCTACGAACTGGCCCGGCGGATCGTCCGGGTGGCCGAGACCGTGCGCCTGCACCCGGTGCGCCCGCTGGACTACCGGGTGGTGCCCAGCGCGTTCGGGCACAGCGGCGGCCAGGGCCCCGTTCCCGGCGGCAGTCCCTCTCGCACCCTCCACGTGACCGTGGCCGCCGCTTCCCGGCACGACCTGCCGGACGGCCGCAGCCCCGAGTACTACGGGGAGAGCGCACTCGACTGGAACCCGTACCACCCGACCTCGCAGCGGCCCGTCGCGTACGTCGCCGAGGACCTGGTCCGGAACCTCAACTACCAGACCACCATGTCCTCCTTCGACGACGAGGCCGGCCACTTCGACAGCAAACAGCCGCCCACCCGCCCCGAGATCCTGATCGTCGACCGCTGGGCGGTGGAGGACGAACAGCGCCGCCAGCGGCTGGCCGCCTTCGACCAGGAGCACCGCCCGTGGATCAACGTGGTCGTGCCGTGGAACCGGTACGACCACCAGAGCCGGGCCAAGGAGGCCGAGCTCGCCCGCCGGCTGGAGGAGACCCTGCCCGTCAAGATGAGCCAGGGCCGGGCCGCCTGCCGGGCCGCGGCCAACGGCGTGGCCAGCATGGAGACGCTCGGGCAGATCCTGCCGCAGGTGGTGGAGGCGGCCGCCCAGCAGTACCTCAGACACGCGCAGGTCTACCTGCCGGCCGGGAACACCTCCACCGAACGACCGCGGCTGCTGGGCCCGATGGGGATGGGCGGGCCGCCTCCGTTACCACCGCCGGCCCCCTTCCCGCCCGCACGGCGGCACGACGGCGCGAGCGGCCCGGACGGCGAGACCGACGAGCACGGCGAAGACACCGACACAGACCCGGGGGGACGCGGATGA